The following coding sequences are from one Microbacterium wangchenii window:
- a CDS encoding FAD-dependent oxidoreductase, translated as MERDVDVIVVGAGGCGLTAAIAAAEAGASVALLEKEERAGGNTWLSTGSVPAAGSRFQKEAGVQDSPEIMAADLLRKSGPHDAESTVELLARESASLVEWLVDDHQVDLRLITDYKHVGHSITRLHAPAARKGEFLVKDLVAAAERLGVEVVTGNPVAGLLIEDGAVVGVRVAGERSGEYELRAGAVVLAANGFGGNREMLRQWIPEIAEAQYFGAHGSTGEAIAWSEELGSQVGNMGAYQGYAAVAYLHGSIVSWTTVEMGACLLSPSGERMGDESVGYSAFAPVVSAVTEESWVVLDQRIRDYVLGNEEEFRDLVEMGGLAEAADEAAVARIIGADEATVAASLEEFAQAAQGNRPDPFGRTDFGFGPLGRPYYVVRSVPALFHTQGGVTVTDTAAVVHADGTTIPGLFAGGGVAAGVSGRDGADGYSSGNGLLTAIGLGRIAGLSAARTAGEE; from the coding sequence ATGGAACGCGACGTCGACGTCATCGTCGTGGGCGCCGGCGGCTGCGGCCTGACCGCCGCGATCGCCGCCGCCGAGGCCGGCGCATCCGTCGCCCTCCTGGAGAAGGAGGAGCGCGCCGGCGGCAACACGTGGCTGAGCACGGGATCGGTGCCGGCTGCCGGCTCCCGCTTCCAGAAGGAAGCCGGCGTGCAGGACAGCCCCGAGATCATGGCCGCCGACCTCCTGCGCAAGAGCGGCCCGCACGACGCCGAATCCACCGTCGAGCTGCTCGCCCGCGAATCCGCCTCCCTCGTGGAGTGGCTGGTCGACGATCACCAGGTCGACCTGCGGCTCATCACCGACTACAAGCACGTCGGCCACAGCATCACGCGCCTGCACGCCCCCGCTGCGCGCAAGGGCGAGTTCCTCGTGAAGGACCTCGTCGCCGCCGCCGAGCGGCTCGGGGTGGAGGTCGTCACCGGCAACCCCGTCGCGGGTCTGCTGATCGAAGACGGCGCGGTCGTGGGCGTGCGCGTGGCCGGGGAGCGCAGCGGCGAGTACGAGCTGCGCGCAGGTGCCGTCGTCCTCGCCGCCAACGGCTTCGGCGGCAACCGGGAGATGCTGCGGCAGTGGATCCCCGAGATCGCCGAGGCTCAGTACTTCGGCGCCCACGGCTCCACCGGTGAGGCCATCGCCTGGTCGGAGGAACTCGGCTCGCAGGTGGGGAACATGGGCGCCTACCAGGGGTACGCGGCCGTCGCCTATCTGCACGGCTCGATCGTCTCCTGGACCACCGTGGAGATGGGCGCCTGCCTCCTCTCCCCCTCCGGCGAGCGCATGGGCGACGAGAGCGTCGGATACTCGGCGTTCGCACCCGTCGTCTCGGCCGTGACGGAGGAGTCGTGGGTCGTGCTGGACCAGCGCATCCGCGATTACGTCCTCGGCAACGAGGAGGAGTTCCGCGACCTCGTGGAGATGGGCGGTCTCGCCGAGGCCGCCGACGAAGCCGCCGTCGCCCGCATCATCGGGGCCGATGAGGCCACCGTCGCAGCATCCCTGGAGGAATTCGCCCAGGCTGCGCAGGGGAACCGGCCCGACCCGTTCGGGCGCACGGACTTCGGCTTCGGGCCGTTGGGCCGGCCGTACTACGTGGTCCGCTCCGTCCCCGCGCTCTTCCACACGCAGGGCGGGGTCACCGTCACCGACACCGCCGCGGTCGTCCACGCCGATGGCACGACGATTCCCGGCCTGTTCGCCGGGGGCGGTGTGGCCGCGGGCGTGTCCGGCCGGGACGGCGCCGACGGGTACTCCTCGGGCAACGGGCTCCTCACCGCCATCGGGCTCGGACGGATCGCGGGGCTCAGCGCAGCCCGCACCGCGGGCGAGGAGTAA
- a CDS encoding GntR family transcriptional regulator produces MSPDRARAVSRTSLPSQAEDLIREMILDGTLGAGERLNEVAIAESIGISRGPLREAIKRLSGQGYLTSETHRGAFVKQYTPQEIVDLYELRSALELHALRLAVQRAADADLEALARRLSDEYARLTRHAADAAEQREPYVSELDFHEQLVALSGNREIRDQLSHANHKLYLALRPTARTSTREEHAVSAHRQILDRVLARDADGAVELLAAHLADSMSNSLSVLGLSDSSDPIQRSVDT; encoded by the coding sequence ATGTCGCCCGATCGCGCCCGGGCCGTCTCGCGGACGTCGCTGCCCTCACAGGCGGAGGACCTCATCCGCGAGATGATCCTGGACGGAACCCTCGGTGCCGGTGAGCGCCTCAACGAGGTCGCGATCGCCGAGTCGATCGGGATCAGCCGGGGACCGCTGCGCGAAGCGATCAAGAGGCTGTCGGGGCAGGGATACCTCACGAGCGAGACCCACCGCGGGGCCTTCGTCAAGCAGTACACCCCGCAGGAGATCGTCGACCTCTACGAGCTGCGCAGCGCCCTCGAGCTGCACGCACTGCGCCTCGCAGTCCAGCGCGCTGCCGACGCGGATCTCGAGGCGCTCGCGAGGCGGCTCTCGGACGAGTACGCCCGCCTCACACGGCACGCGGCGGATGCCGCGGAGCAGCGCGAGCCGTACGTGTCGGAGCTGGACTTCCACGAGCAGCTCGTCGCGCTCAGCGGCAACCGCGAGATCCGCGATCAGCTGTCCCACGCCAACCACAAGCTGTATCTCGCCCTGCGGCCCACGGCACGCACCTCCACCCGCGAGGAGCACGCGGTCTCCGCGCACCGGCAGATCCTCGATCGCGTGCTCGCGCGGGATGCGGACGGAGCGGTCGAACTCCTCGCCGCCCACCTCGCGGACTCGATGAGCAACAGCCTGAGCGTCCTGGGTCTTTCCGACTCGTCAGATCCGATTCAAAGGAGCGTCGACACATGA
- a CDS encoding MFS transporter — protein sequence MAADTRPADSTAPRKIAPRVVIAGAVGSVIEYFDFGVYGYVATILAVHFFAAGDPIAALLSTLATFAVAFVLRPVGALLFGHYGDRFGRKNALAATVILMAAASGLIGILPSYAAIGLGATVLLVLARCLQGLAAGGELGGAASFVAEQSPNHRRGLFTSTTQMGALGGSLIASLTVLILNLTLGAETMQDWGWRIPFLMAIPIGLFGLWIRSGLEESEEFEKARAAAAELKKKQQPIRTLFTRYPVKLLQVVALSVLLFSAYYIAYVYVNIHMQTALEFSADFAYLSTTLTLLVSVILMPYFGYLSDKIGRKPVFVVASIAGIVLAVPAFMLFEFGGPVAVISHIILGLVDSALMGVALSTYAEMFPTPVRYTGIAFGFSVGAALAGGTSPYIATWLVDATGNLLAPAFFLMGTGVITLIAAFMLKETRGIELQDVA from the coding sequence ATGGCTGCTGACACACGCCCGGCGGATTCGACCGCCCCCCGTAAGATCGCACCCCGCGTGGTCATCGCCGGAGCAGTGGGATCCGTGATCGAGTATTTCGATTTCGGCGTCTACGGCTACGTCGCCACCATCCTCGCCGTGCACTTCTTCGCCGCCGGCGATCCGATCGCCGCGCTGCTGTCGACCCTCGCCACCTTCGCGGTCGCCTTCGTCCTGCGGCCGGTCGGCGCGCTCCTGTTCGGACACTACGGCGACCGGTTCGGCCGTAAGAACGCCCTGGCCGCCACCGTCATCCTGATGGCCGCCGCCAGCGGTCTGATCGGCATCCTCCCCTCCTACGCCGCGATCGGCCTGGGTGCGACGGTGCTGCTGGTCCTCGCCCGCTGCCTGCAGGGCCTCGCCGCCGGCGGTGAGCTGGGCGGCGCCGCATCCTTCGTCGCCGAGCAGTCCCCCAACCACCGCCGCGGCCTGTTCACCTCGACGACGCAGATGGGTGCGCTCGGCGGCTCGCTGATCGCGTCGCTGACCGTCCTGATCCTCAACCTCACGCTCGGCGCCGAGACGATGCAGGACTGGGGCTGGCGGATCCCGTTCCTGATGGCGATCCCGATCGGCCTGTTCGGCCTGTGGATCCGCAGCGGCCTGGAGGAGTCCGAGGAGTTCGAGAAGGCCCGCGCCGCCGCAGCCGAGCTCAAGAAGAAGCAGCAGCCCATCCGCACGCTCTTCACCCGGTACCCCGTCAAGCTGCTGCAGGTCGTCGCCCTGTCGGTGCTGCTGTTCTCGGCGTACTACATCGCCTACGTGTACGTGAACATCCACATGCAGACGGCGCTGGAGTTCTCGGCCGACTTCGCCTACCTCTCCACGACCCTCACCCTCCTCGTGTCGGTCATCCTGATGCCCTACTTCGGGTACCTCTCCGACAAGATCGGGCGCAAGCCGGTGTTCGTCGTCGCCTCGATCGCCGGGATCGTCCTGGCCGTCCCCGCCTTCATGCTGTTCGAGTTCGGCGGCCCCGTCGCCGTGATCAGCCACATCATCCTGGGCCTGGTCGACTCGGCGCTCATGGGCGTCGCGCTCTCCACCTACGCCGAGATGTTCCCCACGCCCGTCCGCTACACCGGCATCGCGTTCGGATTCAGCGTCGGCGCGGCCCTGGCCGGCGGCACCTCGCCGTACATCGCGACGTGGCTCGTGGACGCGACCGGCAACCTGCTGGCCCCCGCCTTCTTCCTCATGGGCACCGGTGTCATCACGCTCATCGCCGCATTCATGCTGAAGGAGACGCGAGGCATCGAACTGCAGGACGTGGCGTAG
- a CDS encoding ABC transporter substrate-binding protein translates to MSTQRKLTRLLGIGVVAMTAAALAGCASGGGGDEGADGEASGEITVWSWSTNAKDIAELFEEEHPDIKVNLVNPGDAATGSERLQTAFQAGSGAPDVAMIEYPGILQNAMSGYIVPLTDFGIDEIKDDFADSIMSQLTVDGEVYGTPIDASPMALYYRTDLYAQAGIEPAATWEEFAQDAGTLQAALPGSHIANSAFADGSMNRMYWQAGIAPVSVEGETIAIDYDQPEIQNVLDYWAGLHNDGLTADLPIYSPEWNAAFADGTIASWVGPGWGPVILGSNAESSAGKWAVAPLPSWDGEPASAEWGGSAYTVTEQSKNKAAAAEYVKWVNHDPQAYELLFELTGSFPVLKTYIADEEFLASPFPFFGDQPVNQVLASALESVSDWQWTPFNSEVTNVSDAEYNAILEDGQDTSKTLATIETSLRDYAAKQGFTVAD, encoded by the coding sequence ATGTCCACACAGCGAAAGCTCACGCGCCTGCTCGGCATCGGCGTCGTTGCCATGACCGCGGCGGCCCTGGCCGGTTGTGCCTCCGGGGGAGGTGGAGACGAGGGTGCCGACGGTGAAGCGTCGGGCGAGATCACCGTGTGGTCGTGGTCGACCAATGCGAAGGACATCGCCGAGCTGTTCGAGGAGGAGCACCCCGACATCAAGGTCAACCTGGTGAACCCGGGCGACGCCGCGACGGGAAGCGAGCGCCTGCAGACCGCCTTCCAGGCCGGCAGCGGTGCGCCGGATGTGGCGATGATCGAGTACCCGGGCATTCTGCAGAACGCCATGTCGGGCTACATCGTGCCGCTCACCGACTTCGGCATCGACGAGATCAAGGACGACTTCGCCGACAGCATCATGTCGCAGCTGACCGTGGACGGCGAGGTCTACGGGACCCCGATCGATGCGTCCCCGATGGCGCTGTACTACCGCACCGACCTCTACGCCCAGGCCGGCATCGAGCCCGCCGCGACGTGGGAGGAGTTCGCGCAGGACGCCGGCACGCTGCAGGCCGCGCTCCCGGGCAGCCACATCGCCAACAGTGCCTTCGCCGACGGCAGCATGAACCGCATGTACTGGCAGGCGGGCATCGCGCCGGTCTCGGTCGAGGGCGAGACGATCGCCATCGACTACGACCAGCCTGAGATCCAGAACGTCCTCGACTACTGGGCCGGTCTGCACAACGACGGCCTGACCGCAGACCTGCCCATCTACAGCCCGGAGTGGAACGCGGCGTTCGCGGACGGCACCATCGCCTCCTGGGTCGGCCCCGGGTGGGGCCCGGTCATCCTGGGCTCGAACGCGGAGAGCTCCGCGGGCAAGTGGGCGGTGGCGCCGCTGCCGTCGTGGGACGGGGAGCCGGCGTCGGCGGAGTGGGGCGGCAGCGCCTACACCGTCACCGAGCAGAGCAAGAACAAGGCCGCGGCCGCCGAGTACGTGAAGTGGGTCAACCACGACCCGCAGGCCTACGAACTCCTGTTCGAGCTGACCGGCTCCTTCCCGGTGCTGAAGACCTACATCGCCGATGAGGAGTTCCTGGCGTCACCCTTCCCGTTCTTCGGTGACCAGCCGGTGAACCAGGTGCTGGCTTCCGCCCTGGAGAGCGTGTCGGACTGGCAGTGGACCCCGTTCAACAGCGAGGTCACCAACGTCTCCGACGCCGAGTACAACGCGATCCTCGAGGACGGACAGGACACCTCGAAGACCCTGGCCACCATCGAGACCAGCCTGCGCGACTACGCGGCCAAACAGGGCTTCACGGTCGCCGATTAG
- a CDS encoding carbohydrate ABC transporter permease — translation MNNPALKRPSVIAAILFAGFGIYILVPIYWLVVNATKSTSDLYSTFGFWFSDQPQLWQNIVEVFTHDDGIFGRWMLNTVGYSLAAAVGATLLAVLAGYAFAKWRFRGRDALFWLVLVAIMVPGAALAVPTYQLVSAMGLVDSPLAVILPSMVSPFAMYMLTVYISSAVPDEIIDAARVDGAREPRIIRSVVLPIIGPGVATVFLLTFVGTWNNYLLPLLVLQSPELMPITLGLTSWNRVSLFPSTGAEVLYSLVVTGSLLSIIPLIIVFIFLQRYLRSGLTLGAVK, via the coding sequence GTGAACAACCCCGCCCTCAAGCGCCCCTCGGTGATCGCCGCGATCCTGTTCGCGGGCTTCGGCATCTACATCCTGGTGCCGATCTACTGGCTGGTCGTCAACGCGACCAAGTCCACCTCCGACCTCTATTCCACCTTCGGGTTCTGGTTCTCCGACCAGCCGCAGCTGTGGCAGAACATCGTGGAGGTCTTCACGCACGACGACGGCATCTTCGGGCGGTGGATGCTCAACACGGTCGGGTACTCCCTGGCCGCAGCCGTCGGCGCCACACTGCTGGCCGTGCTGGCCGGTTACGCCTTCGCGAAGTGGCGATTCCGCGGCCGCGACGCCCTCTTCTGGCTCGTGCTGGTGGCCATCATGGTGCCCGGCGCCGCTCTGGCGGTCCCGACCTATCAGCTGGTCTCCGCGATGGGGCTCGTCGACTCCCCGCTCGCGGTCATCCTGCCCTCGATGGTCAGCCCCTTCGCGATGTACATGCTGACGGTCTACATCTCTTCGGCGGTGCCCGACGAGATCATCGACGCCGCCCGCGTCGACGGCGCGCGTGAGCCCCGCATCATCCGCAGCGTCGTGCTGCCGATCATCGGGCCCGGGGTGGCGACGGTGTTCCTGCTGACGTTCGTCGGCACGTGGAACAACTACCTGCTGCCGCTGCTGGTGCTCCAGTCTCCTGAGCTCATGCCGATCACGCTGGGCCTGACGAGCTGGAACCGGGTCTCGCTGTTCCCCTCGACGGGCGCCGAGGTCCTCTACAGCCTCGTCGTGACCGGATCGCTGCTGTCGATCATCCCCCTGATCATCGTGTTCATCTTCCTGCAGCGGTACCTCCGCAGCGGACTCACCCTGGGAGCCGTCAAGTGA
- a CDS encoding dihydroorotase, with the protein MSSPYDLRITGGKVFLEGLGPSDVDLLIRDGRISGIVGREQQADAAETVDVTGKLVLPGAIDPHVHLGKDIRVPRDPDDAERESASAAAGGVTTMLVYLMSSSSYTGEFASARAAMDSNSHIDYGFHFVLGTPEHLEEFADYMGLGVSSFKFFMNFRGDEGKYLGMPGNDDSFMYDILRKSAEHGAMINPHPENIELVRMFRDERGDESAGPLAVWNAARPAFVEAEAAQRVAYLASVTGASVYCVHTSSREAVEAIARQQASYPNIFIETCTQYLTLDTTSDAGVYAKVNPPVRPREDVEFLWKAFEDGLIDAVGSDHNARHRSNKEKDIWSASAGFPGLGGLLPLTLAEGLRRGVSLDTIVEAVSTRAAKLFGMYPRKGTIAVGSDADLVVLDMDAPSTITAKTQHSAAEYTPWEGTELPLSVVHTIVGGRFALRDGVLTDQRAGSYIPRAHSGAAALGG; encoded by the coding sequence ATGAGCAGTCCCTACGATCTCAGGATCACCGGCGGGAAGGTCTTCCTCGAAGGCCTCGGCCCGAGCGATGTCGACCTGCTCATCCGGGACGGTCGCATCTCCGGCATCGTCGGACGGGAGCAGCAGGCGGATGCGGCGGAGACCGTCGATGTGACCGGCAAGCTCGTCCTGCCCGGCGCGATCGACCCGCACGTGCACCTCGGCAAGGACATCCGCGTGCCCCGCGATCCCGACGACGCCGAACGGGAGTCGGCATCCGCGGCCGCCGGCGGCGTGACGACGATGCTCGTGTACCTGATGAGCTCGAGCTCCTACACGGGCGAGTTCGCCTCGGCGCGCGCCGCCATGGACTCCAACTCCCACATCGACTACGGCTTCCACTTCGTCCTGGGCACGCCCGAGCACCTGGAGGAGTTCGCCGACTACATGGGGCTCGGGGTCTCCTCGTTCAAGTTCTTCATGAACTTCCGCGGCGACGAGGGCAAGTACCTCGGGATGCCGGGCAACGACGACTCGTTCATGTACGACATCCTGCGCAAGAGCGCCGAGCACGGCGCGATGATCAACCCGCACCCCGAGAACATCGAGCTGGTGAGGATGTTCCGCGACGAGCGCGGCGACGAGTCGGCCGGTCCCCTCGCGGTGTGGAACGCTGCCCGCCCGGCGTTCGTCGAGGCGGAGGCGGCGCAACGCGTCGCCTACCTCGCCAGCGTCACCGGGGCATCCGTCTACTGCGTGCACACCAGCAGCCGCGAGGCCGTCGAGGCCATCGCGCGCCAGCAGGCGTCGTACCCGAACATCTTCATCGAGACCTGCACGCAGTACCTGACGCTCGACACGACCTCCGACGCCGGCGTGTACGCCAAGGTGAACCCTCCCGTGCGTCCGCGGGAGGACGTCGAGTTCCTGTGGAAGGCGTTCGAAGACGGCCTCATCGACGCGGTGGGCTCCGACCACAACGCCCGGCACCGCTCCAACAAGGAGAAGGACATCTGGAGCGCGTCGGCGGGATTCCCCGGCCTCGGGGGCCTGCTGCCCCTCACGCTCGCCGAGGGGCTCCGCCGCGGTGTGAGCCTGGACACGATCGTCGAGGCGGTGAGCACGCGAGCCGCCAAGCTCTTCGGCATGTACCCCCGCAAGGGGACCATCGCCGTCGGATCGGATGCGGATCTCGTCGTTCTCGACATGGATGCCCCGTCCACGATCACCGCGAAGACCCAGCACTCGGCAGCCGAGTACACGCCCTGGGAGGGCACGGAGCTGCCCCTGTCGGTGGTGCACACCATCGTCGGCGGGCGGTTCGCCCTCCGGGACGGAGTCCTGACAGACCAGCGCGCGGGGAGCTACATCCCCCGCGCCCACAGCGGCGCGGCCGCACTAGGAGGATGA
- a CDS encoding TetR/AcrR family transcriptional regulator, whose product MDDALDSAMRTFWQRGYEGSSLTDLTGAMGITKTSMYAAFGNKEQLFRKALDRYLRGPSAYEMDALENPTARAVAEAFLRGVLDTTTRPDSPQGCLTVQGALAASDGARPAHELLVRVRSEAGDRLAERFRRAVDEGDLPADADAAGLARYIMTVVFGLAVQAANGVAREDLYRVVETTLRAWPA is encoded by the coding sequence ATGGATGACGCGCTCGACAGCGCCATGAGGACGTTCTGGCAGCGGGGTTACGAGGGATCCAGTCTCACGGATCTCACCGGCGCCATGGGCATCACCAAGACGAGCATGTACGCGGCGTTCGGCAACAAGGAGCAGCTCTTCCGGAAGGCGTTGGATCGCTACCTGCGAGGGCCATCCGCCTACGAGATGGACGCGCTCGAGAACCCGACCGCGCGGGCCGTCGCCGAGGCGTTCCTGCGCGGGGTGCTCGATACGACCACGCGGCCGGACAGCCCGCAGGGATGCCTGACGGTCCAGGGGGCTCTGGCAGCCAGCGACGGCGCCCGGCCCGCGCATGAGCTGCTCGTGCGGGTGCGAAGCGAAGCGGGGGATCGTCTCGCCGAGCGCTTCCGGCGTGCCGTGGACGAGGGGGATCTGCCCGCGGATGCGGACGCCGCAGGGCTCGCCCGGTACATCATGACCGTGGTGTTCGGCCTCGCCGTCCAGGCCGCGAACGGAGTCGCTCGTGAGGATCTCTACCGCGTCGTGGAGACGACCCTTCGCGCCTGGCCGGCGTAG
- a CDS encoding carbohydrate ABC transporter permease has product MTITHAPPTAARRQKGRWIPYVLVAPFLLALAVFILGPLLISLVNSLFVERLIGGITFVGLENYARALTDANFWEGFGRLLLYGVIFTPLTIGLSLLIAVVVDSGAVRGSGFYRALYFIPYAIPGVVATLMWGFLYGPTISPFTDMAEAVGLEGLNLLSPQFVLFAIGNIGIWAFVGYNVMIFYAALRAIPEEIYEAAILDGAGRWRIGFSIKLPMIKPVITMVVIFSIIGTVQLLTEPLVLQPLQPRSIEDNFTPNMYAYSLAAGGQQLNYVAAISFFMGLVVVALSVVYSKFMNRPEKGAS; this is encoded by the coding sequence ATGACGATCACACACGCACCGCCTACCGCAGCGCGGCGGCAGAAGGGGCGATGGATTCCCTACGTCCTCGTCGCGCCTTTCCTGCTCGCGCTGGCGGTGTTCATCCTCGGCCCCCTCCTCATCTCGCTGGTCAATTCGCTGTTCGTCGAACGGCTCATCGGCGGGATCACCTTCGTGGGCCTGGAGAACTACGCGCGAGCCCTGACCGACGCGAACTTCTGGGAGGGCTTCGGCCGCCTGCTGCTCTACGGCGTGATCTTCACGCCGCTGACCATCGGGCTCTCCCTCCTCATCGCGGTCGTCGTCGACAGCGGTGCGGTGCGGGGGAGCGGCTTCTACCGCGCCCTCTACTTCATCCCGTACGCGATCCCGGGCGTGGTCGCGACGCTCATGTGGGGGTTCCTGTACGGCCCCACCATCAGTCCCTTCACCGACATGGCCGAGGCTGTGGGATTGGAGGGCCTGAACCTGCTGTCTCCGCAGTTCGTCCTCTTCGCCATCGGCAACATCGGGATCTGGGCGTTCGTCGGCTACAACGTCATGATCTTCTACGCTGCGCTGCGCGCGATCCCCGAGGAGATCTACGAGGCCGCGATCCTGGATGGCGCCGGGCGGTGGCGCATCGGATTCAGCATCAAGCTGCCCATGATCAAGCCGGTCATCACGATGGTCGTCATCTTCTCCATCATCGGCACCGTTCAGCTGCTCACCGAGCCGCTCGTACTGCAGCCGCTGCAGCCGAGGTCGATCGAGGACAACTTCACCCCCAACATGTACGCCTACTCGCTCGCCGCCGGTGGGCAGCAGCTCAACTATGTCGCCGCGATCTCGTTCTTCATGGGACTCGTCGTCGTCGCACTGTCGGTCGTGTACAGCAAGTTCATGAACCGGCCGGAGAAGGGTGCATCGTGA
- a CDS encoding isochorismatase family protein, with protein MSRFTSDLIDPTTTERYAAAGFGRPVGMGRKPALLIIDVQYRTTGTTPMPFDKAIEEFPTSVGDVAWDAVGNISRLLEVFRSNGWPVLYPHVAPKKGFDQGALGAKVPGIMNIAERGYDFVEEIAPVDGDVLLPKKHPSAFFGTPLASYLIQTGADSLVVTGCSTSGCVRSTVVDAFSYNYRVSVPSDAVYDRSRIIHDVNLFDMDQKYADVSTTEDLVRTLNEIGENR; from the coding sequence ATGTCCCGGTTCACATCTGACCTGATCGATCCCACCACCACCGAGCGCTACGCCGCCGCGGGGTTCGGCCGACCGGTCGGCATGGGACGGAAGCCCGCCCTGCTGATCATCGACGTGCAGTACCGCACGACCGGGACCACGCCGATGCCGTTCGACAAGGCCATCGAGGAGTTCCCCACGAGCGTCGGCGACGTGGCGTGGGATGCCGTCGGCAACATCAGCCGACTCCTGGAGGTGTTCCGCAGCAACGGCTGGCCGGTGCTGTACCCGCACGTCGCGCCCAAGAAGGGGTTCGATCAGGGAGCGCTGGGGGCGAAGGTGCCCGGCATCATGAACATCGCCGAGCGCGGTTACGACTTCGTCGAGGAGATCGCGCCCGTGGACGGCGACGTCCTCCTGCCCAAGAAGCACCCGAGCGCCTTCTTCGGGACTCCGCTGGCCTCGTACCTGATCCAGACCGGGGCCGACTCCCTCGTCGTGACGGGGTGCTCGACGTCGGGATGCGTCCGCTCCACGGTCGTGGACGCCTTCTCCTACAACTACCGGGTGAGCGTCCCGAGCGACGCGGTCTACGACCGCAGCCGCATCATCCATGACGTGAACCTGTTCGACATGGACCAGAAGTACGCAGACGTGAGCACGACCGAGGACCTCGTCCGCACGCTCAACGAGATCGGAGAGAACCGCTGA